A window of the Gemmatirosa kalamazoonensis genome harbors these coding sequences:
- a CDS encoding FG-GAP-like repeat-containing protein has product MLSARAASAVPALALVSLAACVDAPTTPAEAAAADRMRATPDGPHFATGVTGRDLQLVFEQPSTGDHAYWRVRNGAIASTGSYGVVPTSWSIVGVADGSNDGIDDIYWQHTPSNGLVAWRMDATDASSATLTLPSSAPSPWKVFATADFDHDGSADLVWRNTTTGDLVLWLMNGTAFGSSLYLANVPTAWQVATAGDLDGDGNADIVWQNTSTGARVAWRMTGTTHTSTVDLGVVPPGWTIAALGDYDDDGHADIFWQDPTAGTIVVWRMNGATYLGTVAPGSPPAPWLLKAVRRSGTGAATNVAFPTSITAAPGAVGRLTVGAFDGSGVVQAASSVTYQSTNAGVVTVDASGRVTMVAPGTASVLASVAGGAPTSVSVTVSAAPASAFQIDVQPVGTVPPALLAVAQQAVQRWQRVITAALPTRQLDLNVGDCDTGTPAVHQSTNGIVVFIATRAMDGLNNTLASAGPCMLRDLGSGGLPLAGTMTVDDADVAQITAAGGFGVDVLAHELGHVLGIGTLWTAGYTPAGNLLRSVNGDARFTGANASSATARVGLTPNAADGAQVETDGGHWRETVFRGELMTGWVGATPNPLSVVSVQSLRDLGYQVTETGADIVSPASVVGGASLAIREPRTRIGERVLRPRFVSGPNGRRPLGASGTRERQ; this is encoded by the coding sequence ATGCTTTCCGCTCGTGCCGCGAGCGCCGTTCCGGCGCTCGCTCTCGTGTCGCTCGCCGCCTGCGTCGACGCGCCCACCACGCCCGCCGAGGCGGCCGCGGCCGACCGCATGCGCGCGACGCCTGACGGGCCGCACTTCGCGACGGGTGTGACGGGGCGCGACCTGCAGCTCGTGTTCGAGCAGCCGAGTACGGGCGACCACGCGTACTGGCGCGTGCGCAACGGCGCGATCGCGAGCACCGGGTCGTACGGCGTGGTGCCGACGTCGTGGTCGATCGTCGGCGTGGCGGACGGGTCGAACGACGGGATCGACGACATCTACTGGCAGCACACGCCGTCGAACGGCCTCGTCGCGTGGCGGATGGACGCGACCGACGCGTCGAGCGCGACGCTGACGCTGCCGTCGTCGGCGCCGTCGCCGTGGAAGGTGTTCGCGACGGCGGACTTCGATCACGACGGCTCGGCCGACCTGGTATGGCGCAACACGACGACCGGGGACCTCGTGCTGTGGCTCATGAACGGCACGGCGTTCGGGTCGTCGCTCTACCTCGCGAACGTGCCGACGGCGTGGCAGGTGGCGACGGCGGGTGACCTCGACGGCGACGGCAACGCCGACATCGTGTGGCAGAACACGTCGACCGGCGCGCGCGTGGCGTGGCGCATGACGGGCACGACGCACACGAGCACCGTGGACCTCGGCGTGGTGCCGCCCGGCTGGACGATCGCCGCGTTAGGCGACTACGACGACGACGGGCACGCCGACATCTTCTGGCAGGACCCGACCGCGGGGACGATCGTGGTGTGGCGGATGAACGGCGCGACGTACCTCGGCACCGTCGCGCCGGGGAGCCCGCCGGCGCCGTGGCTGCTGAAGGCGGTGCGCCGCTCCGGTACCGGCGCGGCGACCAACGTCGCGTTCCCGACGAGCATCACCGCGGCGCCGGGCGCGGTCGGCCGCCTAACGGTCGGCGCGTTCGACGGGAGCGGCGTGGTGCAGGCCGCGTCGAGCGTCACGTACCAGTCGACGAACGCCGGCGTCGTGACGGTGGACGCGAGCGGCCGAGTGACGATGGTGGCGCCGGGGACCGCGTCGGTGCTGGCGAGCGTCGCCGGCGGCGCGCCGACGAGCGTGAGCGTGACGGTGTCGGCGGCGCCGGCGAGCGCGTTCCAGATCGACGTGCAGCCGGTGGGGACGGTGCCGCCGGCGCTGCTCGCGGTGGCGCAGCAGGCGGTGCAGCGGTGGCAGCGCGTGATCACCGCCGCGCTCCCGACGCGTCAGCTCGATCTCAACGTCGGCGACTGCGACACGGGCACGCCGGCCGTGCACCAGTCGACGAACGGGATCGTCGTGTTCATCGCCACGCGCGCGATGGACGGGTTGAACAACACGCTCGCGTCGGCGGGGCCGTGCATGCTGCGCGACCTCGGCTCGGGCGGGCTGCCGCTCGCGGGGACGATGACGGTGGACGACGCCGACGTCGCGCAGATCACGGCGGCGGGCGGCTTCGGCGTGGACGTGCTCGCGCACGAGCTGGGGCACGTGTTGGGCATCGGCACGCTGTGGACGGCCGGCTACACGCCGGCGGGCAACCTGCTGCGCAGCGTGAACGGCGACGCGCGCTTCACCGGTGCGAACGCGTCGTCGGCGACGGCGCGCGTGGGGCTCACGCCGAACGCCGCCGACGGCGCGCAGGTGGAGACCGACGGCGGGCACTGGCGCGAGACGGTGTTCCGCGGCGAGCTGATGACGGGGTGGGTGGGCGCGACGCCGAACCCGCTCAGCGTGGTGAGCGTGCAGTCGCTGCGCGACCTCGGGTATCAGGTGACGGAGACGGGGGCGGACATCGTGTCGCCGGCCTCGGTGGTGGGTGGTGCGTCGCTCGCGATCCGTGAGCCGCGGACGCGGATCGGCGAGCGGGTGCTGCGGCCGCGGTTCGTCAGCGGGCCTAACGGACGACGCCCGTTAGGCGCGTCTGGGACACGGGAACGACAGTAG